The uncultured Trichococcus sp. DNA window CAGAGATAAGGAGTTCCGACAAAGCCGGTCTTCAGATGGACATCATCCTCCAACAGTTTCGCTTCGAAATCGGCGATGACCCGGCTCAGATTTTCTTGCGGCACCAGATCGAAGTAGAGGAATAGGACATAGGCGGTCTGCGTGTTGACAGCCAAGCGGCCTTTCGCAGTCACAAATTCAGCCTGAATGGCGGCCTTGATGCTTTCCGCCAACGCCGTGTACTTTTCGACGTCCGCCTGCTTGCCTAAAGCTGCAGCAGCCTTGGCCGTAAGGGTTGCCGAGTAATAGTAGTAGACGGAAGCGACCAGTTTCGGATCGGTCCCGCCGATCGGAGCATCCGGGTTCTTCCCGTCCAACGCCAGCCAATCACCGAATTGGAAACCCGTCGTCCAAAGTCGGTTCGAACCGCTCCGCTCGTCTTCACGGTAGACATATTCGACCCAATCAACCATCGTGGTGTATTGCTCTTTCAACAGCGAGAGGTCGCCGTGCTGTTCATACAGCACCCAGGGAATCACGGTCGCTGCATCGCTCCAAGCCGCGGCCCCGGCTCCCATAAACCCACCTTCCGAACTTTTCGGTTTCAGCATCGGCACGACGAAGGGAACCGATCCGTCCAATTGTTCCTGTTCCAGGCGCAAATCATGCATAAACTTGCGGTAAAACGCCGGCGTATACATGTTGTAGCTGGCTGTGCGGGCAAATATCTGCGCATCGCCCGTCCAGCCCATCCGCTCATCCCGCTGAGGGCAATCCGTCGGCACATCCAGGAAATTGCCTTTTTGTCCCCAAAGCGCATTTTTGATCAATTGATTCACTTGGGGATTCGCCGTCTCGATTTTCCCGGTCACTTCCAAGTCGCTATGGATCACGTAGCCGATGAAATCGGCCGGATCGACAGTTTGATCGAATCCAATCAACCTTGCGTAGCGGAAACCATAGAATGTGAAGTGCGGACGGACGACTCTTTCGCTTCCGTCGCTGATGTAGGTGAACTTCGCTTCCGCAGTCCGCAGGTTATCGTTGTAGAAACAGCCATCCTGCAACTCTTCCCCCACTTCATAACCGACTTCCGTTCCGGCCGACGCCTGCGTCTTGAAGGCTATCCAACCGACCATGTTCTGCTTGAAATCCAGGATTGTTTCGCCGGCAGGTGACTGGCTCACTTCCGGAACCAAGCTTTCGACATATTTCAGAGCCGGACTCAAGCGAGCGGAAAGCCGGTCCGTTGCATCATCCAAAACAGCGACCTGTTCCCATCCTGCAAGATTTTCCGTATAAACGGACCAATCGGCAACCTCTTTGCGCGCATCGTACACTTCGCCGTCGTAGATGCTGCTTTTCAGGACCGGACCAGGTTTCGTCAGCCAAGAATCACCACTGGCGATGGTTTCCGTTGTCCCGTCCGCATAGGTCAGGTGCACTTCGGCAATCAGCTTCAGCTCTTCCCCGTACAGATTGGTGTAGCCGCCATCAAACCCGAAGCGGCCTTTGTACCAGCCGTCCCCGAGCATGATCCCGAGCGCGTTGCCGCCCATTTCCAGGCTATCCGTCACGTCGAACGTTTGGTATTGCTGCCAAAAGTCATAGGCATGATAACCCGGCAGGAGGTACTCGTCATGCGTCCGCTGGCCGTTCACTTCAAATTCGTACAGGCCCAAGCCACAGATGTACAAACGCGCAGCCAATACTTCCTTCTCGATTACAAATTGTTTCTTCACAATCGGCTGCGCTGCTTGATCCTCGCCAGGTGTGATCCACTGCGCTGTCCATGAACCCGACTGCTTCGCTGTTTCGAAACAAGCCGGATCGCTTTCGGCAAGCAGCCCATCAGCTGCTTGAGTAATAACTTTCCAATAATAACGCGTTTGCGGCAGCAAGCTGATTTCCGGTCGGAAGTCCAACGCGTTGATTTCTTCAAGCCATTCACTTTCGAACAGAATATTTGCGAAGGCAGCGTCAGCCGCCACCAATACTTTCGTTTCCATGCCCGGCTCATTTTTCCCGGTAACAATCCAGGACAGGCTCAGCGTATCCAGCAGGTAGCCTAGCGGATTTTCCAAATGGTTGGTGCGTAATTTCTCTATGTTCATGATTTGCCTCCGTTTTCATTTTTTCTCGTTCTTGATTTATTGCGAATGATTGCTGTAATCCAGGCCTTCTTGAATATCGAAAATTTGTCTGCTATACTTTTCCAACAACCGCTACTCTAGCTCTGACAGGGAGGATCAAAAAATTATGCCCTACTACATCACGTACGGTGAATTCCAGAAACAAATGACCGATTATTACCGCCAGGCCGGCAAACGGATGCAATTTACCGAAATGACGGACTATCTTTACCGTAAGGGTTTGTTGAAACAGACAATCGAAATGCCTAATCTAAACGGCCTCTTTGAAAATATGTCGGATGACGATTTCGAAAAAATCACCGATTCTTTTGTGCATATCCTGACGCCGCAAGTTCCTGCAACGTCTTCTGTCGTCGAGACGGATATCATTCCTCACAAACGGGATGTGTTTGTTATCCGCCACCCCCAGTTCACCCGACCGAATCCGCATACACATAACTTTTTCGAAATCAATTAT harbors:
- a CDS encoding family 78 glycoside hydrolase catalytic domain, whose amino-acid sequence is MNIEKLRTNHLENPLGYLLDTLSLSWIVTGKNEPGMETKVLVAADAAFANILFESEWLEEINALDFRPEISLLPQTRYYWKVITQAADGLLAESDPACFETAKQSGSWTAQWITPGEDQAAQPIVKKQFVIEKEVLAARLYICGLGLYEFEVNGQRTHDEYLLPGYHAYDFWQQYQTFDVTDSLEMGGNALGIMLGDGWYKGRFGFDGGYTNLYGEELKLIAEVHLTYADGTTETIASGDSWLTKPGPVLKSSIYDGEVYDARKEVADWSVYTENLAGWEQVAVLDDATDRLSARLSPALKYVESLVPEVSQSPAGETILDFKQNMVGWIAFKTQASAGTEVGYEVGEELQDGCFYNDNLRTAEAKFTYISDGSERVVRPHFTFYGFRYARLIGFDQTVDPADFIGYVIHSDLEVTGKIETANPQVNQLIKNALWGQKGNFLDVPTDCPQRDERMGWTGDAQIFARTASYNMYTPAFYRKFMHDLRLEQEQLDGSVPFVVPMLKPKSSEGGFMGAGAAAWSDAATVIPWVLYEQHGDLSLLKEQYTTMVDWVEYVYREDERSGSNRLWTTGFQFGDWLALDGKNPDAPIGGTDPKLVASVYYYYSATLTAKAAAALGKQADVEKYTALAESIKAAIQAEFVTAKGRLAVNTQTAYVLFLYFDLVPQENLSRVIADFEAKLLEDDVHLKTGFVGTPYLCEALTKSGLTELAYSILLNEDYPSWLYAVNLGATTIWERWNSVLPDGEISGTDMNSLNHYAYGSIVEWLYRSVLGIQADPKQAGYRHFYLKPVPSAQLGAASGEYDSSSGKIKSGWRVLEDGQLHFAFEVPTQSTATIELPYCLIDEIAGQLQDLGIARSEIIQKGDGVAFTVAGGAYAFTYKPLKSYKVSYSIAMTYKELLAIKATRNVIFDHLPMLKGNDLALNQLDSPFETFSSVPIVQHFVNDRVLGEINEELAKL